TTCGGTCTGTCTTCATAATTATTCCCGTCAAAGTTTGCAGGTAGATAAGCTATTTGATAACGGTTAGGATAGTCATAGGTCTTGTCTTTATCGATAGGTAATCCATGCTCTGTATAAAAGAGTTCGACCATCTGCAAGGTAGGTGCAGTAGAGTTAGTCTGCGTGTACGGGATCTGTTTTGTCTGTCTGACTGACGAACGAATTTGTACACCGTATGTTGATTCGCCTCGATTATCTCCCCAGATGATTTCACATAGGTTCTGGTTGTCAATCGTACAATATCTGACTCTGCGCTGAGCTTTTCCGCTTTCGGTCTGGTCTGTGAATCCCGGTTTTTCTTGGGTTGGAGCTCCGGCTTCAACATCTCCGTATAGTTTGTAGCCTGCTTTTTCCGCATTCTGAATAGCATCCAATGTCACTTCCGCACACTTCTCCCATTTCTTGACGTCGTATGTCTGTGAAATTAGATGTTTCCCATTTTCGTCAACGAAGTTACTGTAAAACTCACTGTTTCCGTTGAATAAAGGTGAGGCAGCGTATAAGTGTACACGGGAGCGGAGAGCGCGTGCTACATGTTTGGTTGCCCGTCCGAAATACATCGGATTATGAGCTTCAACCAGCCCCGGCATTGCTTCATCAAGCATTTGATCAATAAAAGCTACTACTTCATCGTAAGAACTTCGTGCCGGTAATTCGGATAATTTGGTATCCAAATCATATTTCTTCCTGATGATGAGAGTGGGACCGAATGCCTGCAAAGAACAGAAATGATAATAAGCAATTAGAAACTTAGCTTCTGCTCTATATATTTCCCTATCGGCTTCAGTATAAACTTGGGCTTTATCCAGAATATCCAGAAATTCATAGCATTGGCGGACCCCTTTCCATGTCGGCCACCAACGGTGGGAAACGATTGAATTGTTAGTCGGGTTATAAAGCCCCATTGTGAACAACTGTTCCGGTTCGTTGGCTTTATAATAAGTAGTTACTTCTCCTCCGGTCAGTAATGCTGTCGGATACCAGCTTTGGTACGGCTGTGAATCTTGAGAAGTGCGGTTCATCGGCATATAAGTATAACACGAATAGAGAAATCCTTCGGTTTTGGACGGAGTGTTGTAAGAGTCTTCCAGTTTGGCACGTTCATCCGGCATTATATCCAGATAATTGCATCCGCTTGTTAAGATGCATAATACAATGATGTAAATATATCTCAGTTTCATATTTTATTATATATTTATCAGTTAATAGTCATCTGAAAACCAACATTAAATGTTCTTTGAGTAGGATAGGACATACCGGAGCCACCTCCCATTTCTGGATCCCATAATTTGAATTTAGAGAATGTTAGCAGGTTGTTGCCGCTGACATAAATTCTCATATTCTTGAAATTATATCCTATTTCCGCATTCTTGAGCTTTAAAAAAGCGGCGTTTCTCAGCCAGAATGTTGAATTCTGGTTATTATTTGTGTTATATGCCGTCGTGAGTCTGGGGTATGATGCATTGGGATTAGGATTATCTGTTGTCCAGCATCCATCTGCTACGTAATCTAATATACCTCTTTTGGCGGTATTGTTATCGTTGGTGAAAGGATGGAATCCGCTCATCATTAATGATACGCGTCCGGTTCCCTGAAAGAATAAAGAGAAGTCCAGATTTTTGTATTTAATGGAAGGGCCGAAACCATATACAATTTCCGGTACACTGGGATAACCTAAGGCAACTTTGTCATATTCATTGATTGCATTGTCCGTACCTCCTAATGCATTCGGAATATCTTTGTACTTAATATCACCGGGCATTAACGGCAGATTGGCAAATTGTTGCGGCAAACTATTGTTAATCATATTTTCGTCGGTAAATAATCCGTCCGCTACATATCCGAAGATTGTATTGAGTGAATGGCCGACTTTCAGACGGTTGGGATATAAGCTGAATTCCGGCTCATCCATTTCAAGTATTTTATTATGAGCAAAGGTGAACGTTCCCTTGAAAGAGACAAACAAGTCTTTGTTAATCTGGTTGTTGTAGTCTACACTGGTATCTATTCCCCAGTTACGCATCTTTCCGAGATTTCCTTGAACTGTAACATTACCAAGTCCCATGAGTGTCGGAATTGTTCCACGATCCATAAA
The nucleotide sequence above comes from Bacteroides caccae. Encoded proteins:
- a CDS encoding RagB/SusD family nutrient uptake outer membrane protein; the encoded protein is MKLRYIYIIVLCILTSGCNYLDIMPDERAKLEDSYNTPSKTEGFLYSCYTYMPMNRTSQDSQPYQSWYPTALLTGGEVTTYYKANEPEQLFTMGLYNPTNNSIVSHRWWPTWKGVRQCYEFLDILDKAQVYTEADREIYRAEAKFLIAYYHFCSLQAFGPTLIIRKKYDLDTKLSELPARSSYDEVVAFIDQMLDEAMPGLVEAHNPMYFGRATKHVARALRSRVHLYAASPLFNGNSEFYSNFVDENGKHLISQTYDVKKWEKCAEVTLDAIQNAEKAGYKLYGDVEAGAPTQEKPGFTDQTESGKAQRRVRYCTIDNQNLCEIIWGDNRGESTYGVQIRSSVRQTKQIPYTQTNSTAPTLQMVELFYTEHGLPIDKDKTYDYPNRYQIAYLPANFDGNNYEDRPNDRSIKLHFNREPRFYSWIGFHNGNYEIARYNAEALPLNKSYVPGGLRMLFNGAHGFKKDMTVHYSVTGYLNKKFTHPGFTNAIIKYPFPTFRLAELYLNYAEALIEIGGSNNLKIAKEYMDKVRKRAGIPGVDESIQKYANDEWKGKENEQETLRQFVRQERQIEFYLEGQRFWDLRRWKIAEKLDEPFLCWNIEGASVEEFFKAPQPNMTLTNHFYKSQYLLPISASELEKTPQIIQNPFY